Below is a window of Drosophila bipectinata strain 14024-0381.07 chromosome XR, DbipHiC1v2, whole genome shotgun sequence DNA.
tatcttcaaaaatacgaaagttggtatttctaccaagtaccatttccgatagttcagttatatggcagctataggatatagtcggccgatcctaatgaaatttggtaagttggatcaacaggccaaaaatataatctgtaccaagtttcagctttctatcttcaaaaacacgaaagttgggtcatttccgatcgttcagttatatggcagctataagatatagtcggccgatccttatgaaatttggcatgtcgtaattgtttgccaaaaatagctctcgtgtcaaatttgaactctctaactctaaaaacaccaaagttataccatttccgatcaatcagttatatggcagctataggatatagtcggccgatcccggccgttccgacttatatactgcgtgcaaaggaaagaagggtgtgtgcaaagtttcaagacgatagcttcaaaactgagagactagttcgcgtagaaacggacagacagacagacagacggacagacggacagacggacagacggacagacggacagacggacatgctaatatcaactcaggaggtgatcctgatcaagaatatatatactttatagggtcggagatgtctccttcactgcgttgcacacttttggacaaaattataataccctctgcaagggtataaaaatatttctattatGATAAAATAGTTGCGACAAATTCCACTTTTCGATTGAATTAAGACCCAGGATTGACAAAGTAGGACGAATTGTTTCGTTAAAAATGATCAATTTGATTAAAGACgtcatttttatatttaaggatccaaaaatcaaaatgaagGGAGAAGGAGTTCCTcttaagagagttcaaatacaaatattaaacttaaaattttaaaatgtatgaTGCAGAAAGAAGTAAACTTGGAAGAAGTTCAATGTATGtttgttaacaaaaaaaataatattgttgACATCTTCTTTGTCTTCTTGTCTTTCCAATCACACTACTTTCAAGGCGTATTTTTACAAAAGGAAACAAcatataaatttgaaaatttaacaaggatttttacaaaattatgtAAATATGAACTAAAATCTCGAGGAATTATTTAAGATATGTATTCTTCATTCAATTCATATACGATTTATATTTGttagaattatatttttaaaagttcgaAAGGTAAAACTTTTGGATAATCGCATTTAAATTGGCAGTGGAACTATAGTAGATGATCTTGACTGAAAAAAGCTCTTGAAAATagggttatttttaaaactgatttgttttttctaaattaatttttcagaGGGATAATAAAGATAAGTTAAAAAgagtttttatttactttttaggactttaactatttttcaaaaagtaTTCAATTTGCTTACAAATAAAGGGTCTTTTGTGTTTGAAAGTTGTATGTTTtatgttattttaatttatcttttcattcatttatttttgataaggACTTAAGAGTCTTttggtttaatttattttatcatTTACATTCCTTAACACACTCATCTAATTACATCCTCATTTCATTTCTCATTCGTTTTCATGTGTTTCGTCCTTGGAAAATGTCCTGACGCACTAGCCTTGCTGCTTCCAGGCCGACGTTCCTTCGACGCCCTGATGAGTCTGTCGCGAAAACGACGCATCCTGTACGTGACCACCGCCTGCCTGTGCGCCCTGCTCCTGCTGATCATTATCCTGCTGCTGGCCTTCTGGCCGGAGGTGCCCTTCTACCTCCGGGCGCCGCTCTGCCTCGAGAAGGAGTGCGTGGAGAGCAGCCGGCAACTGCTCCTGTGGGCCAACACCTCGAAGAGTCCCTGCCACGATACGTACGAGTGGGCCTGCGGCAACTTCGCCTCCGACTACGCCAACCACGACTACTTTGTGATCAAGCGGGGCGAGTGGAACTACAAGACTTACAACGAGTACCAGGGTGAGCTGGATGGACCTGCTTTTTCACACACTTTTGTCATTTTTCACTGACTTGTCTCTCCTACAGAACTTAATGAACTGAACCGATTTATATCCATGCTGCCGAACTCCGGGGAGGGAGCCTACTCCGTCGAGTCCACGGTAACCAGCTTGTACCGCAGTTGCCGAGAGATCGACTCCCTGGACAAGAGCCAGTCGGATTTGTTGCTGAAGCGGGCCATCAAGTCCGTAGGTAAGTTGAAGATCCCTTCTATAAAGGGACAAGATCATTAAAGGTTAAAAGTCTTCGGGTTTCCTGTTGATGCTTTAAGTTTCCAACAAAGTCCCTCCCCAAGGATCGCAAGTCCTCCATAATTATTCTTCTATttcgtttaaagtttattcaGGTATTCACAAAAAAAGGCTATTTTCGCTAAGTATTGCATTACTGTACAGAAAGAATTGTCTCTAAAGATGAGCCACTGCAGTGAGCAGCCTATTTGCCGTTGGGTGGCAGATAGGTGGCACTCTGGGCGTTCTTGTGGGCCACAATGGTGGCGCCGCCGGAGGTGCCGCCGGTGACCGAGGTGGTGTAAGAGCCACCAGTGGATCCAGAGGTGCCGGTGGTGTAGGAGCCGCCAGTAGATCCAGTGCCGCCCGAGACGTACTGAGTGCTGCCCGAGGTGCCAGACACGTACTGAGAGCTGCCAGAGCTGGCGGCACCAATAGCACCACTGTCCAGGATTCCAACCACCGACTGGGCGGGAGCCACTCCACCGTCCTGGTGCTCCGAGGTTCCCTCGATTCTGTCGTACTCGGCTGGGGGAGAAATGAGAGGTTACTTGGGGGTTCTAGGCTTAGGAGCGCCCTCTGGTCTAGGTCGGGGACTCACCCTGAATCTGCTGCTGGGCGTGGGAGGCCTCCGCGTCGGTCTTGTACTTGATGAAGAAGACCTCGGGCTTGCTGGGCACGGTGGGAGCGGGGGTGGCAATGTCGTTGACCTCCAGCTGGTTGTCCTTCTTGCTGAGCACGTAGATGACGGTCTTCTCCTCCTTGGGAGCGTACTCGGCGGAGAGCTTGACGTTGGCGTTGCTGGAAGATGGGGCCTTGATGAAGACGACGCGGTAGTTCTTCTGGGGGCGTCCGATCACCAGGTGCTTAGTCCTCTCCAGGTTCTCGTGCTCCTCGGGAGCGGCCACGGTGAAGAACTGCTTGTGGATGAGGGGCTCCTGGAAGCCGCGCTGcacctcctgctcctgctgctgctggtagcTGGGTGCCTGGTAGCCGGACAGGGCGCCGAATCCGATGTTGGGCGAGGGCCCGAAGCCGGTGAAGGAGCTACCGCCGGAAGTGGCGCCGCTGCCATAGTTGGAGCCGCCACCATAGTTGGAGGAGGAGCCAGTGGAGTAGCTGGCGCCATGACCGCTGCCCCCACCGCTGGTGTAGTGGGTGACGGTCTGGGGAGCCTGGTAGGTGGAGCTGCCCACCAGGGAGCCCACGCTGGCGCTTTGGAAGGCGCCGAGGGGTCCATAGGAGGCCACCGAGTTCTGGGAGTGGCTAGGGGCAGTCAGGAAGCCGCCGCTGCTTCCGCCGCCGGAAGTGGTGGTGGTAAGGGAGCCGGAGAGACCGCTGCCATAGTTATAGCCCTGGGGCTTGGCCTGGCTGAGAGCCGCGAGAGTGCAAAGGGTCtacagtaaaaaaaaataaaaaaaaaaattaattcactGTAAGGTCACTGATTGATTTTGTGTCTCTTTGGTTGGGTTTTATCCTTTGGTTGTGTATATCCTGGACTTGGTCCTGGCACTGGCCAACTCACCACAAACAGACGCATGTTGAGTGGTTTTCAGTTGTTGGCTTAATGATGCCCTCCCCAGGTGGACGATGGCCTTTTATACACTGAATGTTTTGGTTCCGCCGCTTCTCACTCTCCActatttttctataatttttttcttaccCTCCTCGCCGGTTTAATTAATTGCTCAATTATTTCGCCTCTACCTACCACACCATACCATACCATAGCGTacctctgaaaaaaaaacctctgACATTTgacttgtttgtttgttgcctTCTCTGTTGCTCAGCGCCCCTCTCTGTCACGCTTCCTTTAATGTGACCTGTTGTCCATCGatattcgaatttttttcttcGCGGCTCGATCATAAATCATAGTCGAATAATTCGCCGGTTTGCCAACTTGATCGCTGGTGGATCAGTTTCCAGCTTGAGTGTTTTCTTCGCTTCGTTTTCAATTTCGACAAAAACACACGAAATACGGTTGCATTTTTTCCGTTTTGTCGCATTGTCTCGCCTCGATTATCATGTCCCCGCCATTTTCAAGTTGAATGCAAGATTTTGCATAAAATCCTCACTTGATTGATTGCTCATTTGCGGTTTATCAATTATGACCGTCCGCTCGGCTCATGGAGCGTGTTTGTGACTTAATTTGGTCAGCATTGAAGCAGTCAGCACGTTTCTGGGGCTTTCAAGCTTCGATTTTGAGGTTTTAGAACGTTTTTGGCTATTTTCTGTCATGATTTGCTTAAGATTGTACTTAATTATTGAAACAATATTTCAAATCCTGGttctcacttttttttttaaatggctGGAGACTCTAGTTCTTAATTGATAAAAATGGAGGTATACTTCCcgaaatattgaaatatttttgttttgtcaaTAGTTTTTCGAAAAgttattcatttttgtttcAGAAGGTGCTAATATGAAAAAAGGAAGGAAGGCTATAGTCAAATTTCCCGGCTAAATGATACGTGGTACTTCTCTATTTCTCTCCCATTTCTTTATATAACTAAGTCTTCAACAATAAAAAGTACTGGCACATTCGACCAATTTGATTCCAAATTACCACCACAATGGTCAGGAATGTttgttataatattttaaatttgtattataaattctaaaatatagaaatttgaaaaaaatggtttatttcaaaaaaggGTCGATAtactcttaaaataaaattttttttcatacttTTCGGGGTATCGGCACAGAATATTGAAACAAGACAGTAGGGAACCCGAATGTACTAAACTCCTGCTCGATTTTGCTGAATTTAACTTTCTAGGAAGAACTAGGactttaaaataagaaaaaatcatATATCATTTACCCAAAAGTATctttatcttttaaatatcTTATCTCACAAACAATTACTTTTCCtgacaacaaaaatttgattagCTTTAACGACAATTAATTTACTTCATTGGATCGAAAAGATTCCTTCTTCCCTTTAAATATATTGGCAATAAAACCAAATGTTAATTGGGGCGCTCTTGAAAATCATTCAATAAGCCCTTTAAGCTATTCAGAAAGTTCCACCACATTTTctgaaattaaataacataataatatttttaggcCCCCAAAACTCACAGACTCCGCGTAGATTAGAAGACTTCTTCAGAAAGCTGGGTGGGACCACGAACCGCCACAAGTAGAACCTTACGAGCACATCAGAGATCTATACCAAGATCCTTGGCGGCAGTAGTAGTTGCGAGAGGTTTTGGCCACAAAACATTTACTTAAATTCCATTCCACTTTCATTATCAAATAcacttttattgtttaaagaaatcaaaagtgCCCTTTCGATTAGAGAACTTTCTTCTTCAGTGCTTTCGTTTTTCGCCCCAAACTTCTGTCTCTGAAAGTCCGTCTTTTTTGTGGCTCAGTCTAAGCAAAGATGTATTAAAGTATAGTTTACATATCGTGATTGATGGAAGCAATTTGTTCGCTGTCTGCTTGAGCAAACAAATGGTCAGAGGAATTTATTCAATCTCCTTATGGTTCTTTTCTTTTCGACGGtgatttttcttgatttttttaataattctacATGTTTGGTTCTTGGAAGAGAACCTGCTTCCGCGATGGGACGTAGTATGACGTATTAAGCCATTGTTAACAAGAGCTTAATTATGTTGGAAAGGCACTGCGGATTGGCAgcttattatatttatttttaactggCCAAAGGCGCAGTAATTTATTCCCATTAGATTCCAAAAAGCTATTAAAAATTGCCAATACAGTGTGTATTTCTGTGGCTGCATATTTTGCATACTCCCAGGTCTAAAGTCTACAGTCTAGACTATAGAGTCTAGAAAGCCCGCAACAGTGCTTGGATTGGcatactttattttaattattttttataaaaagtttcttaatttatgctttttatttttcgcctTGCTCTCTGATTCGATTTTAATAGTGCTttaatataacatttttgcatattgggtttttttttgaatacaAGACCAAACTAGTTGGCTCTTTATTGTTGCAATACCACTTCAATTATTTGTTGGGCTTCTTTTCATAATTTCCGCTTTGATCTTCGGGGGCTGAGCAAAGTTTTGACAAATCTTTACCGGCCCATAAATTATATCATTACCGTTGATAAGCTTCAAGTGGCGGCATCGGCAAACAAAGCTGTTATTTCTCTGAAAATTATACGAAGTACAATATGCCCTATAAAAgcaatacccggtacttgggATACAGTTACAGATGATAGATTTTTATAATCTTGAGAAAATCTTAAAAGCATTGGAGGTCTTAAAATATTGCTAAAATTTGTGAATCAAACATATGTACGGTTTCTATAAACACCAATCCCCAATTTGTCAAAATAGTACCGGACATTAATAGTCAAaccattttataaaaatgtctaggtctacatttttttttaggaaacccgccaataaaagAGTATTTAAATATGTGGATAGTTGTCGTTGTGTCATGGTCTATTTTTAGTAACAGCGACTAAAAGCAGAAATTCCAAAACCACAAACCAATGGGCGAAATTCCAAATCAGCGACCGAGTGTCTCTTGGTGCCGGCTgatgaaaaattttaatataattgcCATAATTTGAATGCGTTTTGGGCAGGGCCGTTTTAGGGCCATTGTCTGTGTTTgcgcttttggccaaaatatcGAACGTGTGATTTATGCACTGCGGCATTTCGGCCACCTTGAGATGACGAATACCACACATCCAATACAATACAATatgttataaaatatttttcaaaataaaggTGCGCTCAGCCCTCTGATGGCTTAGAACCGAACCTTTGTATTTCAGTTTTCGGATCTTCGGAGCCCCGACCTTGGCGAGAGCCACTGATTGCCTAACATTTTCGAGGGGGGGGGCTtgctttgtttaattttttggcaaacccCTAAGATTAATTGCTGCCaaattgttgctgctgccaatCAAAAAAAGGTCGCCTAGTTGATGCCCAAAAGTGGCCTGAACCGTCTCCGATCCGAGGAGGCCAACAACAAAATCCcattaattaaatgcaaatgcaaataaatcCAAAGAAGATAAACTGGCCGGTCCGCGGAGCAGAGACATAtcataaa
It encodes the following:
- the Twdlalpha gene encoding secreted protein C, whose product is MRLFVTLCTLAALSQAKPQGYNYGSGLSGSLTTTTSGGGSSGGFLTAPSHSQNSVASYGPLGAFQSASVGSLVGSSTYQAPQTVTHYTSGGGSGHGASYSTGSSSNYGGGSNYGSGATSGGSSFTGFGPSPNIGFGALSGYQAPSYQQQQEQEVQRGFQEPLIHKQFFTVAAPEEHENLERTKHLVIGRPQKNYRVVFIKAPSSSNANVKLSAEYAPKEEKTVIYVLSKKDNQLEVNDIATPAPTVPSKPEVFFIKYKTDAEASHAQQQIQAEYDRIEGTSEHQDGGVAPAQSVVGILDSGAIGAASSGSSQYVSGTSGSTQYVSGGTGSTGGSYTTGTSGSTGGSYTTSVTGGTSGGATIVAHKNAQSATYLPPNGK